In a single window of the Orbaceae bacterium lpD04 genome:
- the cls gene encoding cardiolipin synthase — MDISLTSFYTWLNSFILFGYWILVVATTLRIVTKRRPTTFVVAWMLIIYILPVIGIILYFLLGETHLGQRRVKRAQEMRPIIQTFIQQLHDFPSIFTQQFSNVAKPLFQLCKHQTGLDGISGNHIDLIHTPDQIFDHLINDINQANSNIEMVFYIWFKGGRANEVEDALIRAAKRGVTCRLMLDSAGSRQFLKTDENHKMKEAGIQIIECLQVNLLRFMFRRLDLRQHRKVAIIDNHIAYTGSMNIVDPRFFKQNKNVGEWVDIMIRMNGPITTLMGAIYASDWELETGKNLSLPKVTDFAEPPVEQQHIMQIIPSGPGYTENMIHQALLTAIYSAQDEIIFTTPYLVPSDDLLHAICTAAQRGVKVKIIIPEKNDSMMVKWASRAFFSDLLESGVELYQFKNNLLHTKSVLIDKQLSLVGTVNLDMRSLWLNFELTAVIDDTEFANALNDLLQSYLKNSDLIDFSVWQKRPFWQHIIERLFYFFAPLL, encoded by the coding sequence ATGGATATATCATTAACATCCTTTTATACATGGCTAAATTCTTTTATCCTTTTTGGTTATTGGATTTTAGTTGTCGCAACCACATTAAGAATTGTGACCAAAAGAAGACCAACAACATTTGTCGTTGCTTGGATGTTAATTATTTATATATTGCCGGTAATAGGGATTATTCTCTATTTTCTATTAGGTGAAACTCATCTAGGGCAACGTAGAGTAAAAAGAGCGCAGGAAATGCGCCCTATTATTCAAACATTTATCCAGCAATTACACGATTTCCCCTCTATTTTTACACAACAATTTAGCAATGTTGCAAAGCCGTTATTTCAATTATGTAAACACCAAACAGGATTAGATGGTATTAGTGGTAATCATATTGATTTAATCCATACCCCTGACCAAATTTTTGACCACCTTATTAATGACATTAATCAAGCTAACTCAAATATCGAAATGGTTTTTTATATTTGGTTTAAAGGTGGCCGCGCCAATGAAGTAGAAGATGCGCTAATTAGAGCTGCAAAACGTGGGGTAACTTGTCGCTTAATGCTGGATTCAGCGGGTAGCAGACAATTTTTAAAAACTGATGAAAATCATAAAATGAAAGAAGCCGGAATTCAAATTATCGAATGCCTACAAGTAAACTTATTGCGCTTTATGTTTCGCCGCCTAGATTTAAGACAGCATCGAAAAGTCGCAATAATTGATAATCATATAGCCTATACAGGAAGTATGAACATTGTCGATCCGCGCTTTTTCAAACAAAATAAAAATGTCGGTGAATGGGTTGATATTATGATCCGTATGAATGGCCCAATTACGACTTTGATGGGTGCTATTTATGCGAGCGACTGGGAGCTCGAAACCGGGAAAAACTTATCTTTACCAAAGGTTACTGATTTTGCAGAGCCACCCGTTGAACAACAACATATTATGCAAATTATTCCATCTGGCCCTGGCTATACAGAAAACATGATCCATCAAGCACTGCTTACGGCAATCTATTCTGCGCAAGATGAAATTATATTTACCACACCTTATTTAGTTCCCAGCGATGACTTACTGCATGCTATTTGCACCGCTGCGCAGCGAGGCGTTAAAGTAAAAATAATTATTCCCGAAAAGAATGATTCGATGATGGTAAAATGGGCAAGTCGCGCTTTTTTCAGTGATTTATTAGAAAGTGGTGTCGAGCTATATCAATTTAAAAATAATTTGCTGCATACTAAAAGTGTCCTAATTGATAAGCAATTAAGCTTAGTTGGTACAGTCAATCTTGATATGCGCAGCTTATGGCTAAATTTTGAACTTACGGCGGTTATTGATGATACTGAGTTTGCTAATGCGCTTAATGACTTATTGCAAAGTTACCTTAAAAACTCAGATTTAATTGATTTCTCTGTTTGGCAAAAAAGACCATTTTGGCAACATATTATTGAACGCTTATTTTACTTTTTTGCACCTTTATTATAA
- the cpdA gene encoding 3',5'-cyclic-AMP phosphodiesterase, producing the protein MLKTYLSLPTKNNNKAKILHITDTHLFADDSNSLLGIRTNASFNAVIDEIKQYPCDFDLIVATGDLVQDGSKNGYHRFANSINQFLTPCVWLLGNHDVYANMKTVFEQQKLPEKKVVLLGDKWLIILLNSQVEGKAFGTLSQTELSFLSLTLEEYPDRFAMIFLHHHPVMSNCRWLDQHCLKNSEEFGSLVKQHESIKSIAWGHIHQSFEKIWHHCRVFSTPSTCIQFKPLSDNFSLSYDAPGWRIIELNTDGEMDTKVYSLNENIFMPDTSQNGY; encoded by the coding sequence ATGTTGAAAACATATTTATCCCTACCAACAAAAAATAATAATAAAGCAAAAATATTACATATTACAGATACTCATCTTTTTGCAGATGATAGTAATTCACTTTTAGGTATTCGAACCAATGCTAGCTTCAATGCTGTTATTGATGAAATTAAGCAGTATCCCTGCGATTTTGATTTGATTGTGGCAACGGGCGATCTTGTGCAAGATGGGAGTAAAAACGGTTATCATCGCTTTGCTAATTCAATTAATCAATTTTTAACTCCTTGTGTTTGGCTGCTCGGTAATCATGATGTTTATGCCAATATGAAAACTGTTTTTGAGCAACAAAAATTGCCCGAGAAAAAAGTTGTTTTACTAGGTGATAAATGGTTAATTATTTTATTAAATAGCCAAGTTGAAGGTAAAGCATTTGGTACGTTATCACAAACGGAACTCTCATTTTTAAGCCTAACGCTTGAAGAGTACCCAGATAGGTTTGCTATGATTTTTTTACATCATCATCCCGTTATGTCTAATTGCCGCTGGTTAGATCAGCATTGTTTAAAAAATAGTGAAGAGTTTGGCTCGTTAGTTAAGCAACATGAAAGTATTAAATCGATTGCTTGGGGTCATATACACCAAAGTTTTGAAAAAATTTGGCATCATTGTCGCGTTTTTTCAACGCCATCAACCTGTATTCAATTTAAACCATTATCTGATAATTTTAGTTTATCGTACGATGCGCCAGGTTGGCGTATTATTGAATTAAATACTGATGGTGAAATGGATACCAAAGTGTATAGCTTAAATGAAAACATATTTATGCCTGATACATCACAAAATGGTTATTAG
- the fldA gene encoding flavodoxin FldA, whose amino-acid sequence MTKVGIFFGSDTGNTEKVAEQIQQLLGSDKADLYDIAKSTKEQIEKYEFLFFGIPTWYYGESQCDWDDFFPNLEQVDFSNKTVAIFGCGDQEDYAEYFCDAMGTIKDIIEPKGAKIVGHWSTEGYYFESSKSLVDDKHFIGLAIDEDRQADMTEARISQWVEQVTKEMAI is encoded by the coding sequence ATGACCAAAGTTGGTATTTTTTTCGGCAGTGACACAGGTAATACTGAAAAAGTTGCTGAACAGATTCAGCAATTGTTAGGAAGTGATAAAGCAGATCTATATGATATAGCAAAAAGCACTAAAGAACAGATTGAGAAATATGAGTTTCTATTTTTTGGGATCCCCACTTGGTATTATGGTGAATCACAATGTGACTGGGATGATTTTTTCCCAAATTTAGAACAAGTTGATTTTTCAAACAAAACTGTAGCGATCTTTGGTTGCGGTGATCAAGAAGATTATGCTGAATATTTCTGTGATGCTATGGGAACGATAAAAGATATTATTGAACCTAAAGGCGCTAAAATTGTTGGTCACTGGTCAACTGAAGGATACTATTTCGAATCTTCAAAAAGCCTCGTTGATGATAAACATTTTATTGGTCTTGCAATCGATGAAGATCGCCAAGCGGATATGACTGAAGCGCGTATTAGTCAATGGGTTGAGCAAGTTACAAAAGAGATGGCAATCTAG
- the fur gene encoding ferric iron uptake transcriptional regulator, which produces MTVQENNAALKNAGLKITLPRLKILQLLQDPNYQHVTAEDLYKKLLDLGEEIGLATVYRVLNQFDDAGIVTRHNFEGGKAVFELATQDHHDHLICLDCGDVFEFTDEIINKRQKEIAEQYGVKLTYHSLYLYGHCAGGNCKQDPSLHHKK; this is translated from the coding sequence ATGACCGTTCAAGAAAATAATGCTGCGTTAAAAAATGCAGGATTAAAAATCACACTTCCTCGTTTGAAAATTCTACAATTATTACAAGATCCTAATTATCAACATGTTACAGCAGAAGATCTGTATAAAAAATTATTAGATTTGGGTGAAGAGATTGGACTTGCAACTGTTTATCGAGTCCTCAATCAATTTGACGATGCAGGTATCGTTACAAGGCATAATTTTGAAGGTGGTAAAGCTGTTTTTGAGCTTGCGACGCAAGATCATCATGATCATTTAATTTGTTTAGATTGTGGCGATGTGTTTGAATTTACGGATGAAATAATTAATAAAAGACAGAAAGAAATTGCAGAGCAATATGGCGTTAAATTAACTTATCACAGTTTATATTTGTATGGTCATTGTGCTGGTGGAAATTGTAAACAAGATCCCTCTCTTCACCATAAAAAATAA
- a CDS encoding septation protein A, with translation MKQLLNFIPLIFFFVFLTMYDIFAGVKALMISATLVFLVIWLINKKIEKMELFSYLMIMVFGGLTLYLHNEDFIKWKVTLINFLFAVVLLVSQIIFKKNLIQKLLGKELQLSANVWNKLNFLWAFFFIFCGLISLYVTYNMSTEFFGIFKAFILPGASLLLTLISGIYIYKQMDKTANKQSKE, from the coding sequence ATGAAACAATTACTTAATTTTATTCCACTAATATTCTTTTTTGTTTTCTTAACTATGTACGACATTTTTGCTGGTGTGAAAGCATTAATGATCAGCGCAACACTCGTTTTTTTAGTTATTTGGCTCATTAATAAAAAAATTGAAAAAATGGAACTATTTTCTTATCTAATGATAATGGTTTTTGGTGGTTTAACACTCTATCTGCACAATGAAGATTTTATTAAATGGAAAGTTACCTTAATTAATTTTCTTTTTGCTGTTGTTCTATTAGTAAGCCAAATTATCTTTAAAAAGAATCTAATTCAAAAATTATTAGGTAAAGAATTACAATTAAGTGCTAATGTATGGAATAAGCTTAACTTTTTATGGGCATTTTTCTTTATTTTTTGCGGATTAATTAGTTTATACGTGACTTATAATATGTCGACTGAATTTTTTGGTATTTTTAAGGCATTTATTTTACCCGGTGCCTCTTTACTATTAACCTTAATATCAGGTATATATATTTATAAACAAATGGATAAAACTGCGAATAAGCAATCAAAGGAATAA
- the yciA gene encoding acyl-CoA thioester hydrolase YciA: MKKESLSPEGQLVLRTLAMPCDTNPHGHIFGGWIMSQMDLGGGILAKEIARGRIVTVNASSITFHQPAMVGDVICCYARCLKTGTSSITVAIEIWVKKISDQNSPMGQRYCITDAVYTYVSVDKHNKPRPLPEQFQNYNAETDDISKLGLSNT, from the coding sequence ATGAAAAAAGAGTCACTATCACCCGAAGGCCAACTTGTATTACGAACTCTTGCTATGCCATGTGATACAAACCCTCATGGGCACATCTTTGGTGGCTGGATAATGTCTCAAATGGATCTTGGTGGTGGCATTCTTGCAAAAGAAATCGCGAGAGGACGAATTGTGACAGTCAATGCCAGTAGTATTACATTTCATCAACCCGCTATGGTTGGTGATGTTATTTGCTGCTATGCGCGCTGTCTAAAAACAGGTACCTCATCAATTACGGTAGCTATCGAAATTTGGGTTAAAAAAATTTCAGATCAAAATAGTCCTATGGGACAACGTTACTGTATTACGGATGCTGTATATACTTATGTTTCTGTCGATAAACATAATAAACCACGGCCTTTACCTGAACAATTCCAAAACTATAACGCTGAAACTGATGACATCAGCAAACTAGGGTTAAGTAATACGTAA